In Mytilus trossulus isolate FHL-02 chromosome 14, PNRI_Mtr1.1.1.hap1, whole genome shotgun sequence, a genomic segment contains:
- the LOC134696675 gene encoding transforming growth factor-beta-induced protein ig-h3-like, with the protein MKCLLALLPFICLASASENLVDCANAANLTTFTSFVNSAGLTDVLREQGPFTLIVPTNEAFAKLPPATVASLQKDSSALANVLQYHVVKGSIYSWDMVSGEILSSLNGHYIRVYSQGSSLYFNQAKVTKVDLQCSNGVIYLVDEVLNVPEGTIVDVIKNPDYNISGFMEFLEAAKLTDVFNRTSSQRYTMFVPNNAAIASLDADYIAKLKSSYIYARHIVDYHVHPGTIHEKSLDHAGTLTTMYRGHSISVTVDSNNNPVLNHAATLQVTDIEAENGVVHIISHVLIPSTLNPGVVG; encoded by the exons ATGAAGTGCTTATTAGCGTTGCTGCCCTTTATCTGCCTGGCTTCAGCCTCAGAAAATCTGGTTGATTGTGCGAACGCAGCCAATTTAACAACATTTACCAGTTTTGTCAACTCAGCTGGATTAACCGATGTTCTTCGGGAACAAG GTCCATTTACCCTAATCGTTCCTACCAATGAGGCCTTCGCTAAGCTTCCACCAGCAACAGTTGCATCGTTACAGAAGGATTCCAGTGCCCTCGCTAACGTTCTCCAGTACCATGTCGTAAAAGGAAGTATCTACAGCTGGGATATGGTTTCCGGTGAAATTCTTAGCAGTTTAAATGGCCACTACATCCGGGTCTATTCTCAAGGAAGT TCTCTGTATTTCAACCAAGCTAAAGTAACAAAAGTAGACCTTCAATGCTCAAACGGAGTTATCTACCTTGTTGATGAAGTTCTAAATGTACCAGAAGGAACCATCGTTGACGTCATAAAGAACCCAGATTATAACATCAGTGGATTTATGGAATTTTTAGAGGCAGCAAAATTGACTGATGTCTTCAATAGAACAA GTTCACAGAGATACACAATGTTTGTTCCAAACAATGCTGCTATCGCTAGTCTGGATGCTGATTATATTGCAAAATTGAAAAGCAGCTACATTTATGCTAGAC ATATTGTTGATTATCATGTTCACCCAGGAACAATCCACGAGAAGAGTTTAGATCACGCAGGAACACTGACTACAATGTACAGGGGACATAGCATTAGTGTTACCGTTGATAGCA ATAATAACCCTGTCTTGAACCATGCAGCTACTCTCCAGGTAACCGATATCGAGGCTGAAAATGGCGTTGTGCACATCATTTCACATGTTTTGATTCCAAGCACTCTTAATCCAGGAGTTGTTggttaa